A DNA window from Mus caroli chromosome 8, CAROLI_EIJ_v1.1, whole genome shotgun sequence contains the following coding sequences:
- the Triml2 gene encoding probable E3 ubiquitin-protein ligase TRIML2 isoform X1 translates to MSQAPKPQLPGNTKDPYCGTHPESSQLFSDDDQVIVSSKCFQSPEHKQHGAYSIQEAAEYYRKLFQETLVTLREKLEAATSLLAEERERMVTIQEEEQRFKEMIEAEYKMRFQLLTEEEELAAYKVDLNLNGPNPDQLMKCGTELMQKSQEMLQRLRHLGRENMEKLKASEVRLSEHLRSLQMMITDLEKNCGESAVALLQNAKCYLKRSESILLQSLEPAQVTDLSSCQIIETSGVLLRLQRHITLDPDTAHPSLVLSEDLRSVGFGETPKTGPGTTRKLDFGASVLGAESFTTGRHYWEVAVGQATQWQVGICDCTERKGSIPGDSGDKVLLMGSMMGTDCTLWVFPPLRKVCLRNQMFKVGVFLDCECGQVSFYNVTEQSLIYSFSDLTFRGAVKPIFSLCIPNGDMSSDSLTVCLSQTHP, encoded by the exons ATGTCCCAAGCACCCAaaccccagttacctggcaatacaAAGGATCCATACTGTGGGACACACCCAGAGTCATCGCAGCTCTTCAGTGATGATGACCAAGTCATAGTTTCCAGCAAATGTTTCCAGTCTCCAGAGCACAAGCAGCATGGGGCATACAGTATCCAAGAAGCTGCTGAGTATTACAGG AAGTTATTCCAGGAAACCCTGGTTACATTGAGGGAGAAGCTTGAAGCAGCTACGAGCTTACTGGCGGAAGAGCGAGAGAGAATGGTGACGATTCAG gaagaagagcagaggTTTAAAGAGATGATCGAGGCCGAGTATAAGATGCGATTCCAGTTACTGACTGAAGAGGAGGAACTGGCAGCCTACAAAGTTGACCTGAACTTAAATGGACCTAATCCGGACCAGCTGATGAAGTGTGGCACTGAGCTCATGCAGAAGTCCCAAGAAATGCTACAG AGACTTAGACACCTGGGGAGAGAGAACATGGAAAAACTGAAGGCGAGTGAAGTCCGGCTTAGTGAGCACCTGCGCAGCCTCCAGATGATGATCACGGACCTCGAGAAGAACTGTGGGGAATCGGCCGTTGCACTGCTCCAG AATGCAAAGTGCTACTTAAAAAG gagtGAGTCTATACTGCTTCAGAGCCTAGAGCCAGCTCAGGTAACAGACCTGAGTTCCTGCCAGATAATCGAAACGAGCGGTGTTCTACTGAGGCTCCAAA GACATATTACTTTGGACCCAGACACAGCTCACCCCTCCCTAGTCTTATCCGAAGACCTGAGAAGTGTGGGATTCGGAGAGACACCAAAGACTGGACCTGGCACTACAAGGAAATTGGACTTCGGCGCTTCTGTATTGGGTGCAGAGAGCTTCACCACGGGGAGGCATTATTGGGAGGTGGCTGTGGGACAGGCAACCCAATGGCAGGTGGGCATATGTGACTGTACAGAGAGAAAGGGCAGCATTCCCGGGGATTCCGGGGATAAAGTCTTGCTCATGGGGTCCATGATGGGGACCGATTGTACCCTCTGGGTCTTTCCCCCTTTAAGAAAGGTCTGCCTGAGAAACCAAATGTTCAAAGTTGGAGTCTTCCTAGACTGTGAATGTGGGCAAGTATCCTTCTACAACGTGACAGAGCAGTCCCTCATTTACAGTTTCTCTGACCTTACCTTCCGAGGAGCGGTTAAACcaatattttctctttgtattccAAATGGAGACATGAGTTCAGACTCTCtcactgtctgtctttctcagaCTCATCCCTGA
- the Triml2 gene encoding probable E3 ubiquitin-protein ligase TRIML2 isoform X2, with amino-acid sequence MSQAPKPQLPGNTKDPYCGTHPESSQLFSDDDQVIVSSKCFQSPEHKQHGAYSIQEAAEYYRKLFQETLVTLREKLEAATSLLAEERERMVTIQEEEQRFKEMIEAEYKMRFQLLTEEEELAAYKVDLNLNGPNPDQLMKCGTELMQKSQEMLQNAKCYLKRSESILLQSLEPAQVTDLSSCQIIETSGVLLRLQRHITLDPDTAHPSLVLSEDLRSVGFGETPKTGPGTTRKLDFGASVLGAESFTTGRHYWEVAVGQATQWQVGICDCTERKGSIPGDSGDKVLLMGSMMGTDCTLWVFPPLRKVCLRNQMFKVGVFLDCECGQVSFYNVTEQSLIYSFSDLTFRGAVKPIFSLCIPNGDMSSDSLTVCLSQTHP; translated from the exons ATGTCCCAAGCACCCAaaccccagttacctggcaatacaAAGGATCCATACTGTGGGACACACCCAGAGTCATCGCAGCTCTTCAGTGATGATGACCAAGTCATAGTTTCCAGCAAATGTTTCCAGTCTCCAGAGCACAAGCAGCATGGGGCATACAGTATCCAAGAAGCTGCTGAGTATTACAGG AAGTTATTCCAGGAAACCCTGGTTACATTGAGGGAGAAGCTTGAAGCAGCTACGAGCTTACTGGCGGAAGAGCGAGAGAGAATGGTGACGATTCAG gaagaagagcagaggTTTAAAGAGATGATCGAGGCCGAGTATAAGATGCGATTCCAGTTACTGACTGAAGAGGAGGAACTGGCAGCCTACAAAGTTGACCTGAACTTAAATGGACCTAATCCGGACCAGCTGATGAAGTGTGGCACTGAGCTCATGCAGAAGTCCCAAGAAATGCTACAG AATGCAAAGTGCTACTTAAAAAG gagtGAGTCTATACTGCTTCAGAGCCTAGAGCCAGCTCAGGTAACAGACCTGAGTTCCTGCCAGATAATCGAAACGAGCGGTGTTCTACTGAGGCTCCAAA GACATATTACTTTGGACCCAGACACAGCTCACCCCTCCCTAGTCTTATCCGAAGACCTGAGAAGTGTGGGATTCGGAGAGACACCAAAGACTGGACCTGGCACTACAAGGAAATTGGACTTCGGCGCTTCTGTATTGGGTGCAGAGAGCTTCACCACGGGGAGGCATTATTGGGAGGTGGCTGTGGGACAGGCAACCCAATGGCAGGTGGGCATATGTGACTGTACAGAGAGAAAGGGCAGCATTCCCGGGGATTCCGGGGATAAAGTCTTGCTCATGGGGTCCATGATGGGGACCGATTGTACCCTCTGGGTCTTTCCCCCTTTAAGAAAGGTCTGCCTGAGAAACCAAATGTTCAAAGTTGGAGTCTTCCTAGACTGTGAATGTGGGCAAGTATCCTTCTACAACGTGACAGAGCAGTCCCTCATTTACAGTTTCTCTGACCTTACCTTCCGAGGAGCGGTTAAACcaatattttctctttgtattccAAATGGAGACATGAGTTCAGACTCTCtcactgtctgtctttctcagaCTCATCCCTGA